From Streptomyces mirabilis, a single genomic window includes:
- a CDS encoding endonuclease/exonuclease/phosphatase family protein translates to MTDELRVVCWNIEHNGRGPSGGDDHRDLARDILAAIEPHIVLRQELTGAWDRGKADLYAEANRLGGLTPFMAAPREGRSRNPVGVMVDPALFLVDGEFEHDLAWKPICNPRVRLKGCPKSLDLASAHLCHFDPDMRATEARRLTTLADHGRSALVGMDANSYPHQTALESVALPDWDKVADRVHYQHRTIERDGCRVSDTRPDEILSGGDPVFTDLGLHAATTLGRPGALAATASLKRTDQGAAQRIDRMYCTPDLAPALIGFDVLATDEVREVSDHALLVARFDLNVLRQVLTPAR, encoded by the coding sequence GTGACCGATGAACTGCGCGTCGTCTGTTGGAACATCGAGCACAACGGCCGCGGCCCGAGCGGAGGCGACGACCACCGCGACCTGGCCCGCGACATCCTCGCCGCCATCGAACCGCACATCGTGCTGCGCCAGGAGCTGACAGGCGCGTGGGACCGGGGGAAGGCCGACCTGTACGCCGAGGCCAACCGGCTCGGCGGCCTCACGCCGTTTATGGCCGCGCCACGCGAGGGGCGCAGCCGCAACCCCGTCGGCGTGATGGTCGATCCCGCCCTGTTCCTCGTCGACGGCGAGTTCGAGCACGACCTGGCGTGGAAGCCGATCTGCAATCCCCGTGTCCGCCTCAAGGGGTGTCCGAAGTCACTGGATCTGGCGTCGGCCCACCTGTGCCACTTCGACCCGGACATGCGCGCGACCGAGGCGAGGCGGCTCACCACGCTCGCCGACCACGGCCGGAGCGCCCTCGTCGGGATGGACGCCAACAGCTACCCGCACCAGACGGCGCTGGAGTCCGTGGCGCTCCCGGACTGGGACAAAGTCGCGGACCGCGTCCACTACCAGCACCGCACCATCGAGCGCGACGGCTGCCGCGTCTCGGACACCCGGCCGGATGAGATCCTCTCCGGCGGCGATCCGGTCTTCACCGATCTCGGCCTGCACGCCGCCACCACCCTCGGCCGGCCCGGCGCGCTCGCGGCGACGGCGAGTCTGAAGCGCACCGACCAGGGGGCGGCTCAGCGCATCGACCGCATGTACTGCACCCCCGATCTCGCCCCGGCCCTCATCGGCTTCGACGTCCTGGCGACCGACGAGGTGCGGGAGGTGTCCGACCACGCCCTGCTCGTCGCGCGGTTCGACCTCAACGTCCTCCGCCAGGTCCTCACGCCTGCCCGCTGA
- a CDS encoding endonuclease/exonuclease/phosphatase family protein, with the protein MLINAAICNFENNGGGDRALWQRMHDKLASLDLHLLLRQEVWNAQDDGNALADAAEAVLGMAGLIGPECCTALYHDTNLFTPVGEFPKTGPMWVLPPTVRSLQLAGTAPGAVPLIVGSYHLNYGSTTTRLSEAERLTQWNDRWVKVDGRRVHYPALLGGDNNSYPVPGTPGDPALPVLEEIPDKPHRAHRSYIGLDNVRRMDDRPDDTLRTAGLQDVARHLATTAGNTAAVAPTVDAYETHGPDSRIDRIYASKQLLPAVREVEVINMKGLSDHHTVVVRLDRDTLTNILNNPISRTA; encoded by the coding sequence ATGCTCATCAACGCGGCGATCTGCAACTTCGAGAACAACGGCGGCGGCGACCGCGCACTGTGGCAGCGGATGCACGACAAGTTGGCGTCGCTCGACCTGCATCTGCTCCTGCGGCAGGAGGTGTGGAACGCGCAGGACGACGGCAACGCGCTCGCAGACGCGGCCGAAGCCGTGCTCGGCATGGCCGGACTGATCGGCCCCGAGTGCTGCACCGCCCTCTACCACGACACCAACCTCTTCACCCCCGTCGGCGAGTTCCCGAAGACCGGCCCCATGTGGGTGCTCCCGCCGACCGTGCGCAGCCTGCAGCTCGCTGGCACAGCCCCTGGCGCGGTCCCGTTGATCGTGGGCTCGTACCACCTCAACTACGGCTCCACCACCACGCGCCTGTCGGAGGCCGAGCGGCTGACCCAGTGGAACGACAGATGGGTCAAGGTCGACGGCCGGCGCGTCCACTACCCGGCGCTGCTCGGCGGCGACAACAACAGCTACCCCGTGCCCGGCACCCCGGGGGATCCGGCCCTGCCCGTCCTGGAGGAGATCCCCGACAAGCCCCACCGGGCGCACCGCTCCTACATCGGACTGGACAACGTGCGCCGGATGGACGACCGACCGGACGACACCCTGCGCACCGCCGGCCTCCAGGACGTCGCCCGCCACCTCGCCACCACCGCGGGCAACACCGCCGCAGTCGCGCCGACGGTCGACGCCTACGAAACGCACGGGCCGGACTCGCGCATCGACCGGATCTACGCCAGCAAGCAGCTCCTGCCTGCCGTGCGCGAGGTCGAGGTCATCAATATGAAGGGCTTATCCGACCACCACACGGTCGTGGTGCGCCTGGACCGGGACACCCTCACCAACATCCTCAACAACCCGATCAGCCGCACGGCATGA
- a CDS encoding DUF6302 family protein — MPRSLVARIAAPLCRPSPQGCAEDYTWFRQRLAEPDLLDCAVGVKVDGDVLLAVPVGGTRRGGYLSVGTVTDAVRVWAALRGRPGFPRIRLGLSVYFDTCHTVDWGPRQPWDDAERGKYFGYAPSAIHAFLRHVSIYDQHPEPATGETDPIGGRTGQQDPLLSATRGTWPAIGTPSPLVIRRISKDQR; from the coding sequence ATGCCCCGCTCCCTGGTCGCGCGCATTGCCGCGCCGCTCTGCCGTCCCTCGCCCCAGGGGTGTGCCGAGGACTACACCTGGTTCCGGCAGCGCCTTGCCGAACCGGACCTCCTCGACTGCGCGGTCGGTGTGAAGGTGGACGGCGACGTGCTCCTCGCGGTGCCCGTCGGCGGCACCCGCAGGGGTGGCTACCTGTCCGTGGGCACCGTGACCGACGCCGTGCGTGTCTGGGCGGCCCTTCGGGGTCGACCTGGCTTTCCGCGTATCCGGCTCGGCCTGTCGGTCTACTTCGACACCTGTCACACCGTCGACTGGGGCCCTCGACAGCCCTGGGACGACGCAGAGCGCGGCAAGTACTTCGGGTACGCGCCGTCCGCCATCCACGCCTTTCTCCGTCACGTCTCGATATACGACCAGCATCCCGAGCCCGCAACGGGCGAGACGGACCCGATCGGTGGGCGGACCGGGCAGCAGGATCCGCTGCTGTCGGCGACCCGGGGCACCTGGCCGGCGATCGGCACTCCTTCACCTCTCGTCATCCGCCGTATCTCGAAGGACCAGCGATGA
- a CDS encoding transcriptional regulator: MSGFARRIGARCEAIRLPYSVVTSTVSRWCKGATPGDDLAAAACYVLSAALNRVVTPESLGWPSDTGLVAAQSLEYLDVPHAVRMLSKLWALDAMRRRNVVKSAFSPSVFGPASREALVMPADAVIGGQGRHKVTAADIDLLDEQTRLYGRLDSQHGGGKFRGVFASMMDTHATPMLNGSFSARTGRRLYGSVVDAVLAMASMAYDDQLPGLAQRYDLQAMRLAQAIGDRARITRVHIHQARLAATQGGRADVLAHARSAVLAAEGTPPLVRAYACVTEARAWALNEQTDHVVAAVKRAREFFARAQSSTGPTWLEWFDLRELEGQAAWAFAVAGLAEQGVQALKEASALPSDRTRDTVELLITEAELARLRGDSAEHATASKRASQASQHLMSRRLSERLDHLKAGEPLRGF; the protein is encoded by the coding sequence ATGAGCGGCTTCGCCCGCCGGATCGGCGCACGGTGCGAAGCGATCCGTCTGCCCTATTCGGTGGTCACGAGCACCGTCTCGCGGTGGTGCAAGGGCGCGACGCCCGGCGACGACCTGGCAGCCGCCGCATGTTACGTGCTGTCGGCAGCGCTGAACCGGGTCGTGACGCCGGAGAGCTTGGGCTGGCCGTCTGACACCGGCCTGGTCGCGGCACAGTCGTTGGAGTACTTGGACGTCCCCCACGCCGTGCGCATGCTCTCCAAGCTGTGGGCCTTGGATGCCATGCGCAGGCGCAACGTGGTCAAGAGCGCGTTCTCTCCGAGCGTGTTCGGTCCTGCGTCGCGGGAGGCACTCGTGATGCCGGCGGACGCCGTTATCGGTGGCCAGGGACGGCACAAGGTCACGGCGGCGGACATCGACCTGCTTGACGAGCAGACCAGGTTGTACGGAAGGCTGGACTCGCAGCACGGCGGGGGCAAGTTCCGCGGGGTGTTCGCGTCGATGATGGACACGCACGCCACGCCGATGTTGAACGGGAGCTTCTCCGCGCGGACCGGGCGCCGGCTGTACGGCAGCGTGGTGGACGCGGTACTCGCGATGGCGTCGATGGCCTACGACGACCAGCTCCCCGGCCTGGCCCAGCGATACGACCTTCAGGCGATGCGGCTCGCCCAGGCGATCGGCGACCGCGCCCGCATCACCCGGGTCCACATCCACCAAGCCCGACTGGCTGCAACCCAGGGCGGGCGGGCCGACGTCCTCGCGCACGCCCGCAGTGCTGTCCTGGCGGCCGAGGGGACGCCTCCCCTCGTCAGGGCCTACGCGTGCGTGACCGAAGCGCGAGCATGGGCGCTGAACGAGCAGACAGACCATGTCGTGGCTGCGGTGAAGCGTGCCCGCGAGTTCTTCGCCCGCGCTCAGAGCAGCACCGGCCCGACCTGGCTGGAGTGGTTCGACCTGCGCGAGTTGGAGGGGCAGGCGGCATGGGCATTCGCCGTGGCAGGGCTGGCCGAACAGGGGGTACAGGCCCTGAAGGAGGCGTCGGCCCTTCCGTCGGACCGGACACGGGACACGGTTGAACTCCTGATCACCGAGGCCGAGCTGGCCCGGCTGCGCGGCGACTCGGCTGAGCACGCGACTGCCTCGAAGCGCGCCTCCCAGGCGTCCCAACACCTGATGAGCCGGCGGCTCTCCGAACGTCTCGACCACTTGAAGGCAGGCGAGCCGCTACGCGGCTTCTGA
- a CDS encoding class I SAM-dependent methyltransferase produces MTTDDERNKRFRTALSHLAPNRRILDIGTGQDLLWAREGVQAGARHAVAIEVIEDAFHKAAANLSAFDPQDRITLLHGQSTNLQFAPRADVCVAEIIGSLAGAEGAAAVLTDARSRLLAPGGLVVPHRAETLAAAACLSDLLPEQPVAFAEASLPYLRSIFDWHGTPFDVRLRVENPSIGALLSEGVPVEVLDFNGDLRTEQRRTTRLVITRPGRVDGVLTWLNLWCLPDEEPLDALHMKTNWATIYLPLFDSPRPVAPGDVLELTFAAALSDDGVHPDYQLSAALHTPKGEGHHGSLESPHHGGPFRAHWIYRSLFPTS; encoded by the coding sequence ATGACCACCGACGACGAACGCAACAAGCGCTTTCGCACGGCACTGTCCCACCTCGCCCCAAACAGGCGCATATTGGACATCGGGACTGGACAAGACCTTCTCTGGGCGCGCGAAGGAGTCCAGGCGGGCGCCCGGCACGCTGTGGCCATCGAGGTCATTGAGGACGCGTTCCACAAGGCGGCGGCAAACCTGTCGGCCTTCGACCCACAGGACCGGATCACGCTCCTGCACGGCCAGTCGACCAACCTCCAGTTCGCGCCCAGAGCCGATGTCTGCGTCGCGGAGATCATCGGCTCCCTGGCGGGCGCCGAAGGCGCGGCGGCCGTCCTGACCGATGCCCGGAGCCGCCTCTTGGCGCCCGGGGGACTCGTGGTGCCCCACCGCGCGGAGACCCTGGCCGCAGCAGCCTGCCTGTCCGATCTGCTTCCCGAGCAGCCGGTGGCGTTCGCCGAGGCATCCCTTCCGTACCTACGGAGCATCTTCGACTGGCACGGCACGCCCTTCGACGTGCGGCTCAGGGTCGAAAACCCCTCTATCGGGGCGCTGCTCTCCGAAGGCGTGCCCGTCGAGGTGCTCGACTTCAACGGCGATCTGCGGACGGAGCAGCGCAGGACAACGCGCTTGGTCATCACGCGGCCCGGCCGCGTGGACGGCGTGCTCACATGGCTCAATCTCTGGTGCCTGCCGGACGAAGAGCCACTGGATGCCCTGCACATGAAGACGAACTGGGCCACCATCTACCTGCCGCTCTTCGACAGCCCCAGGCCCGTCGCTCCTGGAGACGTCCTGGAACTCACTTTCGCGGCCGCTCTCAGCGACGACGGGGTTCATCCGGACTATCAACTCAGTGCCGCACTGCACACCCCGAAGGGAGAAGGCCACCACGGCTCCCTGGAATCCCCGCACCACGGCGGTCCCTTCAGGGCCCACTGGATTTACCGGAGCCTGTTCCCGACAAGCTGA
- a CDS encoding nitroreductase family protein, protein MTPPPNPVLEAVLSRRSTPRLTEPAPGRHDLERLVQAAATAPDHGRLHPWRLIAVTGDERARLGEVLGEAAAPEQARRAAAKPLRAPLLLSIVHCPVPDHPKVPDWEQLAATTGMVTMLSLLLHSHGWASIWRTGSAIQAPQVRKYLGVADGEQLLGWLYVGTRCTPGTSAERPPLDTTVKITWPDDASG, encoded by the coding sequence ATGACCCCGCCTCCGAACCCGGTTCTGGAAGCCGTCCTCAGTCGGCGCAGTACCCCCCGCTTGACCGAGCCCGCGCCCGGCCGCCACGACCTGGAGCGCCTCGTCCAGGCCGCGGCCACCGCACCCGACCACGGGCGACTCCACCCATGGCGGCTGATCGCGGTGACCGGCGACGAGCGGGCCCGACTCGGTGAGGTGCTCGGCGAAGCCGCCGCGCCGGAGCAGGCCCGGCGCGCCGCCGCGAAGCCTCTACGCGCCCCGCTGCTCCTGTCGATCGTGCACTGCCCTGTACCCGACCATCCGAAGGTTCCCGACTGGGAGCAGCTGGCCGCCACCACCGGCATGGTCACCATGCTGTCGCTGCTCCTGCACAGCCACGGCTGGGCATCGATCTGGCGCACCGGGTCCGCAATCCAGGCCCCCCAGGTCCGCAAGTACCTCGGCGTCGCCGATGGGGAGCAGCTGCTGGGCTGGCTGTACGTCGGCACCCGCTGTACGCCCGGCACTTCCGCTGAACGGCCTCCGCTCGACACCACGGTCAAGATCACCTGGCCCGACGATGCGAGCGGCTGA
- a CDS encoding cation:proton antiporter: MSDSLLPVLLAVPVVVLACQVGGSAVRLFGQPPVIGEVLAGILLGPSLLGWLAPSVQHHLLPPSVLPITSALGNLGLLTFLFLIGLELDLRTLGTSRGAVAAVSLSGVLLPMALGAGLAAALYPHFAPDGVGRLPFTLFVAVAVSITAFPVLARILADRGMETTPLGAFALACAATDDALAWCLLTAVVALSTSGTALSALTTLALTAAFAAGLTALRPALRALLERAGRTSDDLVLVLLFAGLCLSAYTTDQIGVHPAFGAFLFGACAPRGLRAVERSAARIRAVVLPLLLPLFFVDTGLHTDLSTLPAGQWGWGAAILGIAVIGKWGGAAGAARLTGFDWRWSAAVGTLMNCRGLTELVVLGIGIQIGVISEPLFTLLVVMTVITTAATAPILRRVAGDDPRMTPSAPHAESERDPAREATG; the protein is encoded by the coding sequence GTGTCCGATTCGCTGCTGCCCGTGCTCCTCGCCGTCCCGGTCGTGGTCCTCGCCTGCCAGGTAGGCGGGAGCGCCGTACGGCTATTCGGCCAGCCGCCGGTCATCGGCGAAGTCCTGGCCGGGATCCTGCTCGGACCCTCGCTGCTCGGCTGGCTCGCCCCCAGCGTCCAGCACCATCTCTTGCCGCCCTCGGTCCTGCCCATCACCTCCGCCCTGGGCAACCTGGGCCTTTTAACGTTCCTCTTCCTGATCGGACTGGAACTCGACCTCCGTACCCTGGGCACCAGCCGAGGCGCGGTCGCCGCCGTCAGCCTCAGCGGCGTCCTGCTCCCCATGGCCCTCGGCGCCGGCCTGGCCGCGGCGCTCTACCCGCACTTCGCCCCCGACGGGGTCGGCCGGCTGCCGTTCACCCTGTTCGTCGCCGTCGCCGTGAGCATCACGGCCTTCCCGGTCCTCGCACGGATCCTCGCTGACAGAGGCATGGAGACCACGCCCCTGGGTGCCTTCGCCCTGGCCTGCGCCGCCACCGACGACGCTCTCGCCTGGTGCCTGCTCACCGCGGTCGTCGCCCTGTCCACCTCCGGCACCGCCCTGTCGGCCCTGACCACCCTCGCCCTGACCGCTGCCTTCGCCGCCGGCCTCACCGCCCTGCGCCCGGCACTGCGCGCCCTGCTCGAACGCGCCGGCCGCACTTCCGACGACCTCGTCCTGGTCCTGCTTTTCGCCGGACTGTGCCTCAGCGCCTACACCACCGACCAGATCGGCGTGCACCCCGCCTTCGGCGCCTTCCTGTTCGGCGCATGCGCGCCCCGGGGCCTCCGGGCCGTCGAGCGCAGCGCCGCCCGCATCCGCGCTGTCGTCCTTCCCCTCTTGCTGCCGCTGTTCTTCGTCGACACCGGCCTGCACACCGACCTCTCCACACTGCCGGCCGGACAGTGGGGCTGGGGAGCGGCGATCCTGGGCATCGCCGTCATCGGCAAATGGGGCGGCGCTGCCGGCGCAGCGCGGCTCACCGGCTTCGACTGGCGCTGGTCGGCCGCCGTCGGCACGCTCATGAACTGCCGCGGCCTGACCGAACTCGTCGTGCTCGGCATCGGCATCCAGATCGGCGTCATCAGCGAGCCCCTGTTCACCCTCCTGGTGGTCATGACCGTCATCACCACCGCAGCCACCGCCCCGATACTCAGGCGCGTTGCCGGCGACGACCCGAGGATGACCCCGTCGGCCCCGCACGCCGAATCCGAGCGTGACCCCGCCCGAGAGGCCACGGGATGA
- a CDS encoding dimethylarginine dimethylaminohydrolase family protein — translation MLIPHATSEYGALRHVALRYAGDVTPDLDGPDVHPVLARQKTTSSWRPYDPATVRAQQDTLIDLLRSRGTEVTLLDAAPGCPVQHYPRDIAFVIDHVLVMARLNSVHRLPEADALTALMTEAPHVVHLDEGTIEGGDVILHTDTVLVGLGEETSPKGVTALQQALSHHGVAREVRPVRFAVDGIVHLDDHFTIVAPDTALIHRAVFPPAELRWFELHFDLIDVHDDEARAVQANVLALAPGTVIIAVGSDRIAAQLAGRGLEVLAVDYSEVTRIPGSLRCTTLPLTRA, via the coding sequence GTGCTCATCCCGCACGCCACCAGCGAGTACGGCGCCCTGCGCCACGTCGCTCTGCGTTACGCCGGCGATGTCACCCCCGACCTCGACGGTCCCGACGTCCATCCCGTCCTGGCCCGCCAGAAGACCACCAGTTCCTGGAGGCCGTACGACCCGGCCACCGTCCGCGCCCAGCAGGACACCCTGATCGACCTGCTGCGCAGCCGCGGCACGGAGGTGACCCTCCTCGACGCGGCGCCGGGCTGCCCGGTCCAGCACTACCCCCGCGACATCGCCTTCGTCATCGACCACGTCCTGGTCATGGCACGCCTGAACTCGGTTCACCGCCTCCCGGAGGCTGACGCGCTCACCGCGCTCATGACCGAGGCCCCGCACGTCGTTCATCTCGACGAGGGCACCATCGAGGGCGGTGACGTTATCCTCCACACCGACACCGTCCTGGTCGGCCTCGGTGAGGAGACATCCCCCAAGGGCGTCACGGCGCTGCAACAGGCTCTGTCCCACCACGGCGTCGCCCGCGAAGTGCGCCCGGTCCGCTTCGCCGTCGACGGCATCGTCCACCTGGACGACCACTTCACCATCGTCGCCCCCGACACCGCCCTCATCCACCGCGCCGTCTTCCCGCCCGCCGAACTGCGCTGGTTCGAGCTGCACTTCGACCTCATCGACGTCCACGACGACGAAGCCCGTGCTGTGCAGGCCAACGTCCTGGCGCTCGCGCCGGGAACCGTGATCATCGCCGTCGGCAGCGACCGCATCGCCGCGCAGCTCGCTGGCCGCGGACTCGAGGTCCTGGCCGTCGACTACTCCGAGGTCACCCGCATCCCCGGCTCGCTTCGCTGCACCACTCTGCCGCTGACCCGCGCCTGA
- a CDS encoding GFA family protein: MMWWAGFAPDGVTWTNGVEPTWFETFPGEAKRGFCPDCGSRLAAIDSDVPELGIVVTALDNTSGADLVPVNQSFRDNNVRWLPQVPDTQKKSPVG; this comes from the coding sequence ATGATGTGGTGGGCCGGCTTCGCTCCGGACGGTGTCACCTGGACCAACGGGGTCGAGCCGACCTGGTTCGAGACGTTCCCGGGCGAGGCCAAGCGCGGATTCTGCCCGGACTGCGGCAGCCGCCTCGCGGCGATCGACAGCGACGTCCCCGAGCTCGGCATCGTCGTCACGGCCCTGGACAACACCAGCGGAGCCGACCTCGTCCCCGTCAACCAGTCCTTCCGCGACAACAACGTGCGCTGGCTGCCCCAGGTCCCAGACACCCAGAAGAAGAGCCCCGTCGGCTGA
- a CDS encoding DUF305 domain-containing protein: MTHTTTPTHAETDLGDGHDRKPTPGRWLVAAAAALIALVLGLWLLAATSSEDTKPVSEPTAASADAGFARDMAVHHQQAVEMAYIVRDRTTNDEVRRLAYDIAQTQANQRGMLLGWLDLWNLPVTSPDGYMTWMQEGHMGHQIKDGSLMPGMATNTQLDQLGKLTGKQAEILYLQLMYDHHMGGIDMARACTQQCTVPQERKLAQGMVDAQQSEMKVMTDLLRARGSTPR; this comes from the coding sequence ATGACCCACACGACCACCCCCACACACGCCGAGACGGACCTCGGCGACGGACACGACCGCAAGCCCACCCCGGGCCGGTGGCTGGTGGCCGCCGCGGCGGCGCTGATCGCCCTCGTCCTGGGCCTGTGGCTCCTGGCCGCGACCAGCAGCGAGGACACCAAGCCGGTCAGCGAGCCCACCGCCGCCTCCGCCGATGCCGGCTTCGCCCGTGACATGGCCGTCCACCACCAACAGGCCGTGGAGATGGCCTACATCGTCCGCGACCGCACCACCAACGACGAGGTACGGCGCCTCGCCTACGACATTGCCCAGACCCAGGCCAACCAACGCGGCATGCTGCTCGGCTGGCTCGACCTGTGGAACCTGCCCGTGACCTCCCCCGACGGCTACATGACCTGGATGCAAGAAGGTCACATGGGCCACCAGATCAAGGACGGCTCCCTCATGCCGGGCATGGCCACCAACACCCAACTCGACCAACTCGGCAAACTCACGGGCAAGCAGGCAGAGATTCTCTACCTCCAGCTGATGTACGACCACCACATGGGCGGCATCGACATGGCCCGCGCCTGCACCCAGCAGTGCACGGTCCCCCAGGAGCGGAAGCTGGCCCAGGGCATGGTCGACGCCCAGCAGTCGGAGATGAAGGTCATGACCGACCTACTGCGCGCCCGTGGGTCAACACCGCGGTGA
- a CDS encoding DUF3105 domain-containing protein encodes MARTSKKQTAADRKARIEAMRRAEKARERRNRIITITLSTAIVAALVGWGVYAINNANEKQDQKAAAAAKPISGEKTWDAKKLGRTHVQTKVNYPMNPPVGGNHAPVWMTCNGNVYTKAIPNENAVHSLEHGAVWVTYNDKATAADIKTLAGKVSKTPYTLMSPDKTESGTIMLTAWGHQLSVNTASDPRVDQFLTKYVQGPQTPEPGAACTNGLTAS; translated from the coding sequence ATGGCCAGGACCAGCAAGAAGCAGACCGCCGCCGACCGCAAGGCGCGCATCGAGGCGATGCGCCGCGCCGAGAAGGCCCGCGAGCGCAGAAACCGCATCATCACCATCACCCTCAGCACGGCCATAGTCGCCGCACTGGTCGGCTGGGGCGTGTACGCCATCAACAACGCCAACGAGAAGCAGGACCAGAAGGCCGCCGCCGCGGCGAAGCCGATCAGCGGCGAGAAGACCTGGGACGCCAAGAAGCTCGGCCGCACCCACGTCCAGACCAAGGTCAACTACCCGATGAACCCGCCCGTCGGCGGCAACCACGCCCCGGTCTGGATGACCTGCAACGGCAACGTCTACACCAAGGCCATCCCGAACGAGAACGCCGTCCACTCCCTCGAACACGGCGCAGTCTGGGTCACCTACAACGACAAGGCCACCGCCGCCGACATCAAGACCCTCGCCGGCAAGGTCTCCAAGACCCCGTACACGCTGATGAGCCCGGACAAGACCGAGTCCGGAACCATCATGCTGACCGCCTGGGGCCACCAGCTCAGCGTGAACACGGCCTCCGACCCGCGAGTCGATCAGTTCCTCACCAAGTACGTCCAGGGCCCGCAGACCCCCGAACCGGGCGCCGCCTGCACCAACGGACTGACCGCATCATGA